Proteins from one Hyperolius riggenbachi isolate aHypRig1 chromosome 2, aHypRig1.pri, whole genome shotgun sequence genomic window:
- the POU3F3 gene encoding POU domain, class 3, transcription factor 3 has translation MATAASNPYLPSNSILSPGSIVHSDSGGGGGMQPGSAAVTSVSGGYRGDPTVKMVQSDFMQGAMAASNGGHMLSHAHQWVTALPHAAAAAAAAAAAAAEAGSPWSSSPVGMTGSPQHPQQQQDVKGGAGRDELHPGAALHHRPPHLGPHQGHQGGWGAAAASHIQSMAGGAQQQQQQQQQQQQALLYSQSGAFTVNGMLSPPPGSQSLVHPGLVRGDTPELGDHPGHHHHHHHQQQHQQHHQQQQQQQLHGVNSHDPHSDEDTPTSDDLEQFAKQFKQRRIKLGFTQADVGLALGTLYGNVFSQTTICRFEALQLSFKNMCKLKPLLNKWLEEADSSTGSPTSIDKIAAQGRKRKKRTSIEVSVKGALESHFLKCPKPSAQEITSLADSLQLEKEVVRVWFCNRRQKEKRMTPPGIQQQTPDDVYSQVGNVGADTPPPHHGMQTSVQ, from the coding sequence ATGGCCACGGCTGCTTCTAACCCCTACCTCCCCAGCAACAGCATCCTGTCCCCCGGCTCCATCGTGCACTCGGActcggggggaggagggggcatgCAGCCGGGCAGCGCAGCGGTCACCTCCGTGTCAGGCGGCTACCGGGGGGACCCCACGGTGAAGATGGTGCAGAGCGACTTTATGCAGGGGGCCATGGCGGCCAGCAACGGGGGCCACATGCTGAGCCACGCGCACCAGTGGGTGACGGCGCTGCCACATGCGgctgcagcagcggcggcggcggcagcagcggcggccgaggCGGGGTCCCCTTGGTCCAGCAGCCCGGTGGGGATGACCGGCAGCCCGCAACATCCTCAGCAACAGCAGGACGTGAAGGGGGGAGCTGGGAGGGACGAACTGCATCCGGGGGCTGCCCTGCATCACCGACCGCCTCACCTAGGACCGCACCAAGGGCACCAGGGCGGCTGGGGAGCGGCGGCCGCATCGCACATCCAGTCCATGGCAGGAGGggcgcagcaacagcagcagcagcaacagcagcagcaacaagcgCTCCTCTACTCCCAGTCCGGGGCATTCACTGTGAACGGTATGCTGAGCCCTCCTCCAGGGAGCCAGAGCCTGGTGCACCCGGGCCTTGTCAGGGGGGACACACCAGAACTGGGGGACCACCCTGGCCATCAccatcatcatcaccaccagcaacagcatcagcagcaccatcaacagcagcagcagcagcagctccacggAGTGAACAGCCACGACCCCCACTCAGACGAGGACACTCCGACCTCGGATGACCTAGAGCAATTTGCCAAACAGTTCAAACAACGGAGGATAAAGCTGGGCTTTACCCAGGCGGATGTGGGCCTGGCACTGGGCACCCTCTATGGCAATGTCTTCTCTCAGACCACCATCTGCAGGTTCGAGGCGCTGCAGCTCAGCTTCAAGAACATGTGCAAACTGAAGCCCCTGCTCAACAAGTGGCTGGAGGAGGCCGACTCCTCCACGGGCAGCCCGACCAGCATCGACAAAATCGCAGCCCAgggaaggaagaggaagaagaggacctCCATCGAGGTGAGCGTGAAGGGAGCACTGGAGAGCCACTTTCTCAAGTGCCCCAAACCCTCAGCCCAGGAGATCACCAGCCTAGCGGACAGTCTTCAGCTGGAGAAAGAGGTGGTCCGAGTGTGGTTCTGTAACCGAAGGCAGAAGGAGAAGAGGATGACCCCACCAGGAATCCAGCAACAGACGCCAGATGATGTCTACTCCCAGGTGGGCAATGTGGGGGCTGACACACCGCCCCCTCACCACGGGATGCAAACTAGTGTGCAATGA